A genomic segment from Branchiostoma floridae strain S238N-H82 chromosome 7, Bfl_VNyyK, whole genome shotgun sequence encodes:
- the LOC118420209 gene encoding protein mono-ADP-ribosyltransferase PARP14-like — protein MSARDRARSVYVRGLPELSGLQDKVSGYFQSGSLSEGGAVTRVKLLGAGQALVTFVDETASQQESIKDLPLTDHSSDSDSDYATPPESPSPKLLPVHVCHETKIDESEPVIVNSLLLQKQANADSSASGASSQPVLQLRAGSYLFESLTEPGQPEDDSPRTTGPPAPPKILPKPPKPTAPRKPSPKPTTSSSATRETTATFPQYLNTEGEPMGDKQQEHHPVTTSSAPGTASPSLLYPNLPNTFMGGQPQRHHPLYHWPRPPVRTMSPAGPPLYPPQLPGSHAHFTPHGVGMPYGNPRHVFPWTDAGGIPPAGVQFQGQGHPASGPQSAFIPQASHPSTSGPYMPPGQPASSIPHTSARLSPSSEVLHPYHHQQPSSSPSWRSPRTGSPVSLPLPQQDRNRGHGYLPDQASSVHSRQTPTDLMSVCSDGESIFVDASDSVSNVRRKEATRPLGAEAKSDHHLSYRQEAKLKRKAPYTMQRGASKTDGQAKKPFVEPSRSIVVSGFTSTPDVDFLWLYFESKRRSGGGGIDEEIKVRGTDEVIITFKDPAVTQRVLARKHVLNGQTLDVKELTSSSEEADTDTSPPPNITIQVSGFTSSPNKEMMLLYFENKKRSGGGDIQDIQVRDNKVFIVFKDPLVGRHVLRREHRLDETVLKLKEVQPRSLDSSRLLVKGLKESTTKETLSLYLENVGDDEVTTIDYSKQPGVVLVTFNKISNFDRMVTKAQSRPLEGQQLTMERVPVTDAVIVTDLPDNVSRDLLELYFERETASSRGSVSEIKMDSSTGTAVVQFDDANTVNSVHRKSSHTLNNTPISVQPYYECLGEVVDDNAPGAFQLPQPINIKIKPQLILFAFAMFAEQLKGKLADIHAEVDLLVTDMVTVSPTLTPEMKGVRKLAKQWEDKSRCCMEQFFTQFQATEIPVATQIWQRAKDRFEEASEKVSTSNRDDVWIEAYEEEDVGGVVTLIGTTEAVTEAELVCKTIIKETEAILKWEASILIDHIANVKAAKLKILQLNNFTGKHPLVEIRLNVDNQSVDFKGQQVLVQKAKIDLYETTNKMAEERVTLSCEKLSYLKSDKGMKHLEDSLKKNDIKVAFAIENEEMTILAQRFVEVLAAKDLLPQVVSESPVAIAEESRDLLTKQGFVTYSTKLRQQLSVDIHIEKDRSIVWVVGPVEKVATASKDIKIYIAINTIVTINVDVAEGKAKYLDYSAAIKDVEKNHAEQLVKVMIGQGKLTVRGTKDGTQSAMKQLQALIDVVTTGTMNITKPGMHKFFTKGSGSGLLKGIEREVKCVIQVGGKPGVPVGDMGGARAAAAPAGPKQICYHTMGGRNLVVVQGDLTSHHRVDVMVNTANGSLSHGGGLAAAIVRAGGQEIQRDCNNYVKDNGKLTEGQVMSTKGYRLPCKMVVHAVGPVWIADEKDSKEKVLKMAVENALLVARDYHSIAIPAISAGNSGYPIKPCVAAIVAAVTAFFNTNPDCALSEVHFAEMDPQKTDAFRDELLNRFGPDRVTMTGSSDTTPSGPVPTPRPRAARDAGADAATSPNKTLTTPEGINIQLKKGDSTAEKADVLVNTTSGDLDLSRDGVARAFGQAGGQELQQLCNNHGKANAGDIPLRTMVQDCLESADEDGYTSIAFPAMGTGNLKYPRNVAATCMCKKRHLCRTTL, from the exons ATGTCTGCTCGCGATCGCGCTCGGTCTGTGTATGTCCGTGGCCTGCCCGAGCTGAGCGGACTACAGGACAAAGTGTCCGGCTACTTCCAGAGCGGGAGTCTGTCAGAAGGAGGGGCTGTCACGAGGGTGAAGTTGTTGGGAGCTGGACAAGCTTTGGTCACGTTTGTAGACGAAACAG CATCACAGCAGGAGAGTATCAAGGATTTGCCATTAACAGACCACAGTTCAGATTCAGACTCAGATTATGCAACGCCTCCAGAGTCTCCATCCCCCAAACTTCTGCCTGTCCATGTCTGCCACGAGACCAAAATTGATGAAAGCGAACCTGTTATCGTCAACAGCCTCTTGCtgcaaaaacaagcaaatgCAGACTCATCTGCTTCAGGCGCATCATCACAGCCTGTCTTACAACTGAGGGCTGGATCTTATCTGTTTGAAAGTCTTACAGAGCCAGGTCAACCTGAAGATGATTCTCCAAGAACAACAGGTCCACCTGCCCCACCTAAGATCCTTCCCAAACCACCTAAGCCAACTGCCCCCCGAAAACCTTCCCCAAAACCAACCACCAGCTCTTCAGCAACCAGGGAAACAACAGCAACTTTCCCTCAATATTTGAACACAGAAGGTGAACCAATGGGAGATAAGCAACAAGAGCACCACCCAGTCACCACGTcttcagcacctgggacagcaTCCCCTTCCCTTCTATACCCAAACCTGCCCAATACATTTATGGGAGGACAACCACAACGACATCATCCACTTTATCATTGGCCGCGTCCTCCAGTGAGAACGATGTCCCCAGCTGGACCACCACTCTACCCACCCCAACTACCAGGCTCACATGCACACTTTACGCCTCATGGAGTAGGAATGCCCTACGGAAACCCTAGGCATGTTTTTCCTTGGACTGATGCAGGCGGCATTCCTCCAGCTGGTGTCCAATTTCAAGGTCAGGGTCATCCTGCATCCGGCCCCCAGTCTGCGTTTATTCCTCAAGCATCACATCCTTCTACTAGTGGACCCTACATGCCTCCTGGACAACCAGCAAGCAGCATTCCTCATACCAGTGCAAGATTGTCACCATCGTCGGAAGTTTTGCACCCCTACCACCACCAGCAGCCTTCGTCATCACCTAGCTGGAGGTCACCAAGAACTGGCTCCCCAGTAAGCCTTCCCCTGCCGCAACAAGACAGAAACAGAGGCCATGGCTACCTCCCTGACCAGGCATCTTCGGTACATTCCAGACAGACTCCAACAGATTTAATGAGTGTTTGTAGTGATGGAGAGTCAATCTTTGTAGATGCTTCAGATTCTGTCAGCAATGTCagaagaaaagaagcaacaaggcCATTGGGTGCTGAAGCCAAAAGTGACCACCATCTCTCATACAGACAGGAAGCAAAACTGAAACGTAAAGCTCCATATACCATGCAGAGGGGAGCGAGCAAAACAGATGGGCAAGCCAAGAAACCATTCGTTGAGCCAAGTCGCAGTATCGTTGTCTCTGGGTTTACATCCACTCCTGATGTAGACTTCTTGTGGCTGTACTTTGAGTCCAAGAGAAGGTCAGGAGGAGGGGGGATCGATGAGGAGATCAAGGTCAGAGGTACTGATGAGGTCATCATCACATTCAAAGATCCAGCAG TGACACAGCGTGTTCTGGCCCGTAAACACGTCCTTAACGGTCAGACACTTGACGTGAAGGAATTAACGTCGTCTTCTGAGGAAGCTGACACAGACActtctcctccaccaaacatcACCATCCAAGTCTCGGGCTTTACGTCCAGCCCAAATAAGGAAATGATGCTGCTGTACTTTGAGAACAAGAAAAGGTCTGGAGGAGGAGACATCCAGGACATCCAAGTCAGAGATAACAAAGTGTTTATTGTCTTCAAGGATCCTTTAG TTGGCCGGCACGTTCTGAGACGTGAACATCGTCTTGATGAAACTGTTCTCAAACTGAAGGAGGTCCAGCCCAGATCACTGGACAGCAGTCGTCTTCTGGTCAAG GGATTGAAGGAAAGCACAACCAAAGAGACCCTCAGCCTTTACCTGGAAAATGTTGGTGATGATGAAGTGACCACAATAGACTACAGCAAACAGCCTGGAGTAGTCCTGGTCACTTTCAACAAGATTTCCA actttGACAGGATGGTAACCAAGGCCCAGTCCAGACCGCTGGAGGGACAGCAACTCACCATGGAGAGGGTCCCCGTCACTGATGCTGTCATAGTTACGGACCTGCCAGACAACGTGTCCAGAGACCTGCTGGAGCTGTACTTTGAAAGGGAGACAGCGAGCAGCAGAGGTTCTGTCTCTGAGATCAAGATGGACTCTTCCACTGGAACTGCAGTTGTCCAGTTTGATGATGCAAACA CTGTAAACAGTGTCCATCGGAAATCTTCACACACTCTAAACAACACTCCGATAAGTGTCCAACCCTACTATGAATGCCTTGGTGAAGTGGTGGATGACAACGCACCTGGAGCATTCCAGTTGCCTCAACCCATCAACATAAAGATCAAGCCTCAGCTGATTTTGTTTGCCTTTGCCATGTTTGCTGAGCAGCTTAAAGGCAAGTTAGCAGACATTCATGCAGAAGTCGATCTGTTGGTAACGGACATGGTGACAGTCTCACCAACACTGACGCCCGAGATGAAAGGAGTACGGAAGCTGGCAAAGCAATGGGAAGACAAGAGTCGATGCTGCATGGAACAGTTTTTCACACAGTTCCAGGCGACAGAGATCCCCGTGGCAACTCAAATTTGGCAACGTGCCAAAGACAGATTTGAAGAGGCGTCTGAAAAGGTGAGTACGTCAAACAGGGATGATGTTTGGATTGAAGCTTATGAGGAAGAAGATGTAGGAGGAGTGGTTACTCTGATTGGGACAACAGAAGCTGTCACAGAGGCGGAGCTCGTCTGCAAAACCATCATCAAAGAGACAGAGGCGATACTGAAGTGGGAAGCCTCCATCTTGATTGATCACATCGCCAATGTGAAAGCAGCCAAGCTGAAGATTCTTCAGCTCAACAACTTTACAGGAAAGCATCCACTTGTGGAGATCAGGTTGAACGTAGACAACCAGAGTGTGGACTTCAAGGGTCAGCAGGTCTTGGTACAGAAAGCCAAGATTGACTTGTACGAAACAACCAATAAAATGGCTGAGGAAAGAGTCACCCTTTCATGTGAAAAACTGTCGTACTTGAAGTCAGACAAAGGAATGAAGCATCTAGAGGACAGTTTGAAGAAGAATGATATAAAGGTGGCCTTTGctattgaaaatgaagaaatgactATTCTAGCTCAGCGGTTTGTTGAAGTACTAGCAGCAAAGGACTTGCTGCCACAAGTTGTTTCAGAATCACCCGTTGCCATTGCAGAGGAAAGTCGTGACTTGCTGACCAAGCAAGGGTTTGTAACATACTCAACAAAACTCCGACAACAGCTGTCAGTTGACATACATATTGAAAAGGACAGATCTATAGTGTGGGTGGTTGGCCCTGTGGAGAAAGTTGCCACTGCATCAAAGGACATAAAAATTTACATTGCCATAAACACTATTGTTACCATCAATGTGGATGTTGCAGAGGGAAAGGCAAAGTACCTGGACTACAGTGCTGCTATCAAAGATGTGGAGAAAAACCATGCTGAACAACTGGTGAAGGTCATGATAGGCCAGGGGAAACTGACTGTGAGGGGAACCAAGGATGGAACACAGAGCGCTATGAAGCAACTGCAGGCGCTTATTGATGTTGTTACAACAGGCACCATGAACATCACAAAGCCAG GAATGCACAAGTTCTTCACGAAGGGATCAGGGAGTGGCTTACTGAAGGGGATAGAGAGGGAGGTGAAATGTGTGATCCAGGTGGGGGGCAAACCAGGTGTGCCTGTCGGAGATATGGGTGGAGCCAGAGCTGCTGCAGCACCTGCAGGTCCAAAGCAG ATATGTTACCACACAATGGGAGGGAGGAACCTGGTGGTAGTACAGGGTGACCTGACCAGTCATCACAGGGTGGATGTGATGGTGAACACTGCCAATGGTTCCCTGTCTCACGGGGGAGGGCTGGCAGCAGCCATTGTTAGAGCAG GAGGCCAGGAGATTCAGCGAGACTGTAACAACTATGTAAAGGACAATGGAAAACTGACAGAGGGTCAGGTGATGTCAACAAAGGGGTACAGGCTTCCCTGCAAGATGGTGGTACATGCTGTCGGCCCAGTGTGGATTGCAG ATGAAAAGGACTCCAAAGAAAAAGTCCTGAAGATGGCTGTGGAGAATGCCTTACTGGTGGCCAGGGACTACCACAGCATTGCCATACCTGCCATCAGTGCAG GTAATTCTGGCTACCCAATCAAACCCTGTGTGGCTGCTATTGTAGCTGCTGTGACAGCTTTCTTCAACACCAACCCTGACTGTGCTCTGTCAGAAGTTCACTTTGCGGAAATGGATCCCCAAAAGACAGACGCCTTCAGAGATGAGCTCTTGAACCG ATTTGGACCAGACAGAGTAACGATGACAGGCTCCTCAGACACCACCCCATCAGGACCAGTCCCTACACCCAGGCCCAGGGCAGCCCGTGATGCTGGTGCAGATGCTGCCACCAGCCCCAACAAGACTTTAACCACTCCAGAGGGAATCAACATCCAGCTGAAGAAGGGGGACAGCACTGCGGAAAAG GCTGATGTCCTTGTGAACACAACAAGTGGTGACCTTGACCTTAGTCGGGATGGAGTTGCTAGAGCCTTTGGTCAGGCTGGAGGACAAGAACTACAACAG CTTTGTAACAACCATGGTAAGGCCAATGCAGGTGATATA CCCCTGAGAACGATGGTACAGGACTGCCTGGAGTCTGCTGACGAAGATGGTTACACCTCCATAGCATTCCCTGCCATGGGCACAGGCAACCTGAAGTACCCCCGTAATGTGGCTGCCACCTGCAT gtgtaaaaagaGGCACCTGTGCAGAACTACTTTGTAA